In a single window of the Branchiostoma floridae strain S238N-H82 chromosome 2, Bfl_VNyyK, whole genome shotgun sequence genome:
- the LOC118409200 gene encoding uncharacterized protein LOC118409200, which yields MAMFSNEDFHQQFQDFFNRLPEPKNLRSTWSGTVLLEVRPDFTDSVIAKLKFELEKSGAQDFTFPGYTIPMCGTDYTPLELNNREDLRNVTLLLKTHFPDFKTLVMAPGSSFSYSNDQATN from the exons ATGGCGATGTTCAGCAACGAGGATTTCCACCAACAATTCCAAGACTTCTTTAACCGACTTCCTGAGCCGAAGAACTTGCGGAGCACTTGGTCCGGTACGGTGCTGTTGGAAGTGCGGCCCGACTTTACTGACAGCGTCATCGCCAAGCTGAAGTTCGAGTTggagaagtcag GTGCCCAGGACTTCACTTTCCCGGGCTACACCATTCCGATGTGCGGTACGGACTACACACCGCTGGAGCTGAACAACCGCGAGGATCTCCGGAACGTCACCCTGCTGCTGAAGACGCACTTCCCGGACTTCAAGACCCTCGTCATGGCTCCAGGCAGTTCATTCTCGTACTCGAACGACCAAGCGACCAACTGA